One window from the genome of Hypanus sabinus isolate sHypSab1 chromosome 16, sHypSab1.hap1, whole genome shotgun sequence encodes:
- the LOC132406088 gene encoding gamma-interferon-inducible lysosomal thiol reductase-like — protein sequence MRVEATLSCLLLLVVGEAGGVPACNYPPALWCSSYQIASACQVLHQCLEFKQLEPAEPVQVSLYYESLCRACRGFLVLQLFPTWLMLNDVMNVSLIPYGNAMEKNESGKWIFTCQHGEDECTGNLIEACLMYTLKETERYFPIIFCMESAPNVLSAAPLCLKVYEPNVTWSVIENCVKGDLGNKLMHENAERTSALRPPHNYVPWILVNGKHTNELEVQAVNSLFNLVCNTYKGKKPVACELAEGRGSFPQCMAPLK from the exons ATGAGAGTGGAAGCGACCCTGAGCTGCCTCCTGTTACTGGTAGTGGGCGAGGCTGGCGGGGTACCAGCCTGCAATTATCCCCCGGCACTGTGGTGCAGCTCCTACCAGATCGCCAGCGCCTGCCAG GTGCTGCACCAGTGTTTGGAGTTCAAGCAGCTGGAGCCCGCTGAACCCGTCCAGGTCAGCCTGTACTATGAGAGTCTCTGCAGAGCATGTCGAGGCTTCCTTGTATTGCAGCTTTTCCCCACTTGGCTGATGCTGAACGATGTGATGAACGTCAGTCTCATCCCATATGGAAACGCTATG GAGAAAAATGAAAGTGGGAAGTGGATTTTCACCTGTCAGCATGGCGAGGATGAATGTACTGGAAACCTGATTGAG GCTTGCTTGATGTACACCCTCAAGGAAACTGAACGATACTTCCCCATCATTTTCTGCATGGAATCGGCACCCAATGTGCTTTCAGCTGCTCCGCTG TGCCTAAAAGTTTATGAGCCCAATGTCACCTGGAGCGTTATCGAAAATTGTGTGAAAGGCGACTTGGGAAACAAGCTGATGCACGAGAATGCAGAACGAACTTCTGCGCTGAGACCACCTCACAACTATGTTCCCTGGATCCTGGTCAATGGG AAACACACCAATGAGTTGGAGGTCCAGGCTGTAAATTCTCTGTTTAACCTGGTGTGTAACACTTACAAG GGGAAGAAACCAGTGGCTTGCGAATTAGCCGAAGGAAGGGGTTCATTCCCACAGTGCATGGCTCCACTAAAGTGA